One genomic region from Pseudoduganella lutea encodes:
- the tssH gene encoding type VI secretion system ATPase TssH, whose amino-acid sequence MADISRVKLFGKLDALCYRAIESSTTFCKLRGNPYVEVIHWVHQILQLQDSDLHRIIRHYELDGAVLARDLTAALDRLPRGATSVTDLSSQVEELVERGWVYGTLMFGEGAVRSGHLVMACLKTPNLRNALFAISRQFERVKPDDLVERFAALLKESPEARMAASDGFVTAAPGEASGAVAPAAMGKQEALKKYTVDLTEQARGGKMDPIVGRDDEIRQMVDILMRRRQNNPIMIGEAGVGKTAVVEGFAQRIARGDVPPALKDVRLLVLDVGLLQAGASMKGEFEQRLRSVIDEVQASEKPVILFIDETHTLVGAGGAAGTGDAANLLKPALARGTLRTIGATTFAEYKKHIEADPALTRRFQSIQVDEPDEARAILMMRGVASTMERHHKVQILDEALEAAVRLSHRYIAGRQLPDKSVSLLDTASARVAVSLHATPAEVDDSRKRIDALNTELDIIRREDAIGIDTVARAEAALAALGEEQERLDALETRWQEERALVDELLALRARLRDGGKPVDGTPAGGTAMEDNERAGLKEQLKGVGAKLAALQGEQPLILPIVDYQAVAAVVGDWTGIPVGRMAKNEVENILNIATVLSQRVVGQDHAMDMIGRRIQTSRAGLDNPGKPVGVFLLAGTSGVGKTETALALAEALYGGEQNLITINMSEYQEAHTVSTLKGAPPGYVGYGEGGVLTEAVRRKPYSVVLLDEVEKAHQDVHEIFYQVFDKGFMEDGEGRFIDFKNTLIILTTNAGTDLIAGLCKDPDLMPDPEGMAKALRPALLKVFPPALLGRLVTIPYYPLSDEILGSIVRLQLERVSRRVQQRYGVPLDYDDDVVALVVSRCTESESGGRMIDAILTNTLLPELSRRLLQRAGTPEVVRRIMVRVNDKAFGYEVA is encoded by the coding sequence ATGGCCGATATCAGCCGTGTCAAACTGTTTGGCAAGCTCGATGCGCTGTGCTACCGCGCGATCGAAAGCAGCACCACATTCTGCAAGCTGCGCGGCAATCCCTACGTGGAAGTGATCCACTGGGTGCACCAGATACTGCAGCTGCAGGATTCGGACCTGCACCGCATCATTCGTCATTACGAACTCGATGGCGCCGTGCTCGCGCGCGACCTGACGGCGGCGCTGGACCGGCTGCCGCGCGGCGCCACGTCCGTGACGGACCTGTCGTCGCAGGTGGAGGAACTGGTCGAGCGTGGCTGGGTGTACGGCACACTGATGTTCGGCGAGGGAGCGGTTCGCAGCGGCCACCTGGTGATGGCCTGTCTCAAGACCCCGAACCTGCGCAATGCCCTGTTCGCGATCAGCCGCCAGTTCGAGCGCGTGAAGCCGGACGACCTGGTCGAGCGCTTCGCCGCCTTGCTGAAGGAATCGCCGGAGGCGCGCATGGCGGCCAGCGATGGCTTCGTGACTGCCGCGCCGGGCGAGGCCTCGGGTGCCGTGGCGCCCGCCGCGATGGGCAAGCAGGAAGCCCTGAAGAAATACACCGTCGACCTGACCGAGCAGGCCAGGGGCGGCAAGATGGACCCGATCGTGGGGCGCGACGATGAAATCCGCCAGATGGTCGATATCCTCATGCGCCGCCGGCAGAACAACCCGATCATGATCGGCGAGGCGGGGGTCGGCAAGACGGCGGTGGTGGAAGGCTTCGCCCAGCGCATCGCCCGTGGCGACGTGCCGCCGGCGCTGAAGGACGTGCGCCTGCTGGTGCTCGACGTGGGCCTGCTGCAGGCCGGCGCCAGCATGAAGGGCGAATTCGAGCAGCGGCTGCGTTCGGTCATCGACGAAGTGCAGGCCAGCGAAAAGCCGGTCATCCTGTTCATCGACGAGACCCATACGCTGGTGGGCGCCGGCGGTGCCGCCGGCACGGGGGACGCGGCCAACCTGCTCAAGCCCGCGCTGGCGCGTGGCACGCTGCGCACCATCGGCGCCACCACCTTCGCCGAATACAAGAAGCATATCGAGGCCGACCCGGCGCTGACGCGGCGCTTCCAGAGCATCCAGGTGGACGAGCCGGATGAAGCGCGCGCGATCCTCATGATGCGCGGCGTGGCCTCGACGATGGAGCGGCACCACAAGGTACAGATCCTCGACGAAGCGCTGGAAGCGGCCGTGCGCCTGTCGCACCGCTACATCGCCGGGCGCCAGTTGCCCGACAAATCCGTGAGCCTGCTCGACACGGCGAGCGCCCGCGTGGCGGTGAGCCTGCACGCGACGCCGGCCGAGGTGGATGACAGCCGCAAGCGCATCGATGCGCTGAACACGGAGCTGGACATCATCCGCCGCGAGGATGCGATCGGCATCGATACCGTGGCGCGTGCCGAGGCGGCGCTGGCCGCGCTGGGCGAGGAACAGGAACGGCTCGATGCGCTGGAAACGCGCTGGCAGGAAGAGCGCGCGCTGGTCGATGAACTCCTGGCCCTGCGCGCAAGGCTGCGCGACGGCGGCAAGCCCGTGGACGGCACGCCAGCAGGCGGCACGGCCATGGAAGACAATGAGCGCGCCGGACTGAAGGAACAGTTGAAAGGCGTGGGCGCGAAGCTGGCCGCGCTGCAGGGCGAGCAGCCGCTGATCCTGCCCATCGTCGATTACCAGGCCGTTGCCGCCGTGGTGGGCGACTGGACCGGCATCCCGGTCGGCCGCATGGCAAAGAACGAAGTGGAAAACATCCTGAACATCGCAACCGTGCTGTCGCAGCGGGTGGTGGGCCAGGACCATGCCATGGATATGATCGGCCGGCGCATCCAGACCTCGCGCGCGGGGTTGGACAATCCGGGCAAGCCTGTCGGGGTGTTCCTGCTCGCCGGCACTTCCGGCGTAGGCAAGACCGAAACCGCGCTGGCCCTCGCCGAGGCGCTGTACGGTGGGGAGCAGAATCTCATCACGATCAACATGAGCGAATACCAGGAGGCACACACGGTGTCGACGCTGAAGGGGGCGCCGCCGGGCTACGTGGGCTATGGCGAAGGGGGCGTGCTGACCGAGGCCGTGCGGCGCAAGCCCTATTCGGTCGTGCTGCTCGACGAGGTGGAAAAGGCCCACCAGGACGTGCATGAAATCTTTTACCAGGTGTTCGACAAGGGGTTCATGGAAGATGGCGAAGGCCGCTTCATCGACTTCAAGAACACGCTCATCATCCTCACCACCAATGCCGGCACCGACCTGATCGCGGGGCTATGCAAGGACCCGGACCTGATGCCCGATCCGGAGGGCATGGCCAAGGCGCTGCGCCCGGCGCTGCTGAAAGTGTTCCCGCCGGCCCTGCTGGGGCGGCTGGTGACGATTCCCTACTATCCGCTGTCGGACGAGATCCTTGGCAGCATCGTCCGCCTGCAGCTCGAGCGGGTCAGCCGCCGCGTGCAGCAGCGCTACGGCGTGCCGCTCGACTATGACGACGACGTGGTCGCGCTGGTGGTGTCGCGCTGCACGGAGAGCGAATCGGGCGGCAGGATGATCGATGCGATCCTGACCAACACGCTGTTGCCGGAACTGAGCCGCAGGCTGCTCCAGCGCGCCGGCACGCCGGAGGTGGTGCGCCGCATCATGGTGCGCGTAAACGACAAGGCATTCGGCTACGAGGTGGCATGA
- the tssG gene encoding type VI secretion system baseplate subunit TssG produces the protein MRDPVVVERQLAERAARMDFFQAVRLLENAYPHLPRIGTALRPRDEAVRFGQEPSLGFEPGALRAYTPADASRKARLTVNFVGLLGANGPLPLHLTEYARERSRNHGDGTLVAFLDIFHHRALSLFYRARACAEPAISLDRPDSDRFGDYVGCLCGIGSPALQQRDDIGDFAKRHFAGLLANGKRPAAGLATILRAYYRLPVRIEQFVGHWMPIPAHGQTRIGREQAAEGLGQGVGRGVGNRLGTSAVLGKAVWDCQHRFRLVFGPLDHADYLRLLPGTPGMRRLQAWVRQYAGIALDWDVRLVLKKEQVPPLALTSDASRARRLGWTTYLASAPATRDADRLTLRGAARAA, from the coding sequence ATGCCTACCCGCACCTGCCCCGCATCGGCACGGCGCTGCGGCCGCGCGACGAAGCCGTGCGCTTCGGGCAGGAGCCGTCGCTGGGCTTCGAACCGGGCGCACTGCGCGCCTACACGCCGGCCGACGCCTCGCGCAAGGCGCGCCTGACGGTCAACTTCGTCGGGCTGCTGGGGGCGAACGGCCCGCTGCCGCTGCACCTCACGGAATACGCGCGGGAACGCAGCCGCAATCATGGCGACGGCACGCTGGTCGCGTTCCTCGACATCTTCCATCACCGCGCGCTGTCGCTGTTCTACCGTGCGCGCGCCTGCGCCGAGCCGGCGATCAGCCTGGACCGGCCGGACAGCGACCGCTTCGGCGACTACGTGGGCTGCCTGTGCGGCATCGGCAGCCCGGCGCTGCAGCAACGGGACGACATCGGCGATTTCGCCAAGCGGCACTTTGCCGGGCTACTGGCGAACGGCAAGCGCCCGGCCGCCGGGCTGGCCACGATCCTGCGCGCCTATTACCGGCTGCCCGTGCGGATCGAACAGTTCGTGGGCCACTGGATGCCGATTCCGGCACACGGGCAGACACGCATCGGCAGGGAACAGGCTGCCGAAGGGTTGGGCCAAGGAGTGGGCCGGGGCGTGGGTAACAGGCTCGGCACGTCGGCCGTGCTGGGAAAAGCCGTCTGGGATTGCCAGCACCGGTTCCGCCTCGTGTTCGGCCCGCTCGACCATGCCGATTACCTTCGCTTGCTGCCCGGCACGCCGGGCATGCGGCGGCTGCAGGCATGGGTGCGCCAATATGCCGGCATCGCGCTGGACTGGGACGTGCGGCTGGTGCTGAAGAAGGAGCAGGTGCCGCCGCTCGCGTTGACGTCGGACGCTTCGCGGGCGCGGCGGCTGGGCTGGACGACGTATCTCGCCAGCGCACCGGCGACGCGCGACGCGGATCGATTGACACTCAGGGGAGCCGCTCGCGCGGCGTGA
- a CDS encoding DUF4280 domain-containing protein, with the protein MPNQVSMGAMMTCTMGAAPSSLVVLPKNKVLCEGPPAANIMDHVPMVNILPFGVCMSPANPVVAAATAAALGVLTPMPCIPATAAPWVPGAPTVLLANMPTLDNVSKCMCNWGGVIQFTTSGTVKTQVP; encoded by the coding sequence ATGCCGAACCAGGTATCCATGGGCGCCATGATGACCTGCACGATGGGCGCCGCCCCGTCGTCGCTGGTGGTCCTGCCCAAGAACAAGGTGCTGTGCGAAGGGCCGCCGGCGGCCAACATCATGGACCACGTGCCGATGGTGAACATCCTGCCGTTCGGCGTGTGCATGTCGCCCGCCAATCCCGTCGTGGCCGCGGCCACGGCGGCGGCGTTGGGCGTGCTGACACCGATGCCCTGCATCCCGGCCACGGCCGCTCCATGGGTGCCCGGCGCGCCCACCGTGCTGCTGGCGAACATGCCCACGCTGGACAACGTGTCGAAATGCATGTGCAACTGGGGCGGCGTGATCCAGTTCACCACTTCCGGGACCGTCAAGACGCAGGTGCCATGA